One window of Globicephala melas chromosome 2, mGloMel1.2, whole genome shotgun sequence genomic DNA carries:
- the DLL4 gene encoding delta-like protein 4 isoform X2 → MAAATRSASGWALLLLVALWQERAAGSGVFQLQLQEFANERGVLASGRPCEPGCRTFFRVCLKHFQAVFSPGPCTFGSVSTPVLGTNSFAVGDDSSGGGRNPLQLPFNFTWPGTFSLIIEAWHAPGDDLRPAVCLSGCHEQNGYCSKPAECICRPGWQGRLCNECIPHNGCRHGTCSTPWQCTCDEGWGGLFCDQDLNYCTHHSPCKNGATCSNSGQRSYTCTCRPGYTGVDCELELSECDSNPCRNGGSCKDQEDSYRCLCPPGYYGLHCEHSTLSCADSPCFNGGSCRERNQGTSYACECPPNFTGSNCEKKVDRCTSNPCANGGQCLNRGPNRMCRCRPGFTGAHCEIHISDCARSPCIHGGTCRNLENGFACTCPAGFSGRRCEVRMPTDACASGPCFNGATCYTSLPPDNFVCNCPYGFVGSRCEFPMSMPPSFPWVAVSLGVGLVVLLVLLCMVAVAVRQLRLRRPDDGSREAMNNLSDFQKDNLIPAAQLKNTNQKKELEVDCGLDKSNCGKQQNHTLDYNLAPGPLGRGILPGKYPHSDKSLGEKAPLRIHSERPECRISAICSPRDSMYQSVCLISEERNECVIATEV, encoded by the exons ATGGCAGCCGCAACCCGTAGCGCCTCTGGCTGGGCGCTACTGCTGCTGGTGGCACTTTGGCAGGAG CGCGCGGCCGGCTCTGGAGTCTTCCAGCTGCAGCTGCAGGAGTTTGCCAACGAGCGCGGCGTACTCGCCAGCGGGCGGCCGTGCGAACCCGGCTGCCGGACCTTCTTCCGCGTCTGCCTTAAGCACTTCCAGGCGGTCTTCTCACCCGGGCCCTGCACCTTCGGCAGCGTCTCCACGCCTGTGCTGGGCACCAACTCCTTCGCCGTCGGCGACGACAGTAGCGGCGGGGGACGCAACCCTCTCCAACTGCCCTTCAATTTCACCTGGCCG GGTACCTTCTCACTCATCATTGAAGCTTGGCACGCGCCAGGAGACGACCTGCGGCCAG CTGTCTGTCTCTCGGGCTGTCATGAACAGAATGGCTACTGCAGCAAGCCAGCAGAGTGCAT CTGCCGCCCAGGCTGGCAGGGCCGCCTGTGCAACGAATGCATCCCCCACAACGGCTGTCGCCATGGCACCTGCAGCACCCCCTGGCAATGCACTTGTGATGAGGGGTGGGGAGGCCTATTCTGTGACCAAG ATCTCAACTACTGCACCCATCATTCCCCGTGCAAGAATGGGGCGACGTGCTCCAACAGTGGGCAGCGGAGCTATACCTGCACCTGTCGCCCAGGCTACACTGGCGTGGACTGTGAGCTGGAGCTCAGCGAGTGTGACAGCAACCCCTGTCGCAATGGAGGCAGCTGTAAG GACCAGGAGGACAGCTACCGCTGCCTGTGTCCCCCGGGCTACTATGGCCTGCACTGCGAACACAGCACCTTGAGTTGTGCCGACTCTCCCTGCTTCAATGGGGGCTCCTGTCGGGAGCGCAACCAGGGGACCAGCTATGCCTGTGAATGTCCCCCCAACTTCACTGGCTCCAACTGCGAGAAGAAAGTGGACAGGTGTACCAGCAATCCGTGTGCCAATG GGGGCCAGTGCCTGAACCGAGGTCCAAACCGCATGTGCCGCTGCCGTCCTGGATTCACAGGCGCCCACTGTGAAATCCACATCAGCGACTGTGCTCGCAGCCCTTGTATCCACGGCGGCACTTGCCGCAACCTGGAGAACGGGTTCGCATGCACCTGCCCTGCTGGCTTCTCTGGCCGGCGCTGCGAGGTGCGGATGCCCACTGACGCCTGTGCCTCGGGACCCTGCTTCAACGGGGCCACCTGCTACACCAGCCTCCCCCCCGACAACTTCGTCTGCAACTGCCCCTACGGCTTTGTGGGCAGCCGCTGCGAGTTCCCCATGAGCATGCCCCCCAGCTTCCCCTGGGTGGCCGTCTCCCTGGGCGTGGGACTGGTGGTGCTGCTGGTGCTACTGTGCATGGTGGCAGTGGCGGTGCGGCAGCTGCGGCTCAGGCGGCCTGACGACGGCAGCAGGGAGGCCATGAACAACCTGTCGGACTTCCAGAAGGACAACCTGATCCCCGCCGCCCAGCTCAAGAACACAAACCAGAAGAAGGAGCTGGAAGTGGACTGTGGCCTGGACAAGTCCAACTGTGGCAAACAACAGAACCACACATTGGACTATAAtctggccccaggacccctggggCGGGGGATCCTGCCCGGGAAGTATCCCCACAGTGACAAGAGCTTAGGGGAGAAGGCGCCACTGCGGATACACAG TGAAAGGCCAGAGTGTCGGATATCAGCGATATGCTCCCCCAGGGACTCCATGTACCAGTCTGTGTGTTTGATATCAGAAGAGAGGAACGAATGTGTCATTGCCACAGAG GTATAA
- the DLL4 gene encoding delta-like protein 4 isoform X1, translating into MAAATRSASGWALLLLVALWQERAAGSGVFQLQLQEFANERGVLASGRPCEPGCRTFFRVCLKHFQAVFSPGPCTFGSVSTPVLGTNSFAVGDDSSGGGRNPLQLPFNFTWPGTFSLIIEAWHAPGDDLRPEALPPDALISKITIQGSLAVGQNWLPDEQTSPLTRLRYSYRVICSDNYYGDSCSRLCKKRNDHFGHYVCQPDGSLSCLPGWTGEYCEQPVCLSGCHEQNGYCSKPAECICRPGWQGRLCNECIPHNGCRHGTCSTPWQCTCDEGWGGLFCDQDLNYCTHHSPCKNGATCSNSGQRSYTCTCRPGYTGVDCELELSECDSNPCRNGGSCKDQEDSYRCLCPPGYYGLHCEHSTLSCADSPCFNGGSCRERNQGTSYACECPPNFTGSNCEKKVDRCTSNPCANGGQCLNRGPNRMCRCRPGFTGAHCEIHISDCARSPCIHGGTCRNLENGFACTCPAGFSGRRCEVRMPTDACASGPCFNGATCYTSLPPDNFVCNCPYGFVGSRCEFPMSMPPSFPWVAVSLGVGLVVLLVLLCMVAVAVRQLRLRRPDDGSREAMNNLSDFQKDNLIPAAQLKNTNQKKELEVDCGLDKSNCGKQQNHTLDYNLAPGPLGRGILPGKYPHSDKSLGEKAPLRIHSERPECRISAICSPRDSMYQSVCLISEERNECVIATEV; encoded by the exons ATGGCAGCCGCAACCCGTAGCGCCTCTGGCTGGGCGCTACTGCTGCTGGTGGCACTTTGGCAGGAG CGCGCGGCCGGCTCTGGAGTCTTCCAGCTGCAGCTGCAGGAGTTTGCCAACGAGCGCGGCGTACTCGCCAGCGGGCGGCCGTGCGAACCCGGCTGCCGGACCTTCTTCCGCGTCTGCCTTAAGCACTTCCAGGCGGTCTTCTCACCCGGGCCCTGCACCTTCGGCAGCGTCTCCACGCCTGTGCTGGGCACCAACTCCTTCGCCGTCGGCGACGACAGTAGCGGCGGGGGACGCAACCCTCTCCAACTGCCCTTCAATTTCACCTGGCCG GGTACCTTCTCACTCATCATTGAAGCTTGGCACGCGCCAGGAGACGACCTGCGGCCAG AGGCCTTGCCACCAGACGCGCTCATCAGCAAGATCACCATCCAGGGCTCCCTAGCTGTGGGCCAGAACTGGTTACCGGATGAGCAGACCAGCCCTCTCACAAGGCTGCGCTACTCTTACCGGGTCATCTGCAGTGACAACTACTATGGGGACAGCTGCTCACGGCTATGCAAGAAGCGCAATGACCACTTCGGCCACTACGTGTGCCAGCCAGATGGCAGCCTGTCCTGCCTGCCCGGCTGGACTGGGGAGTACTGCGAACAGC CTGTCTGTCTCTCGGGCTGTCATGAACAGAATGGCTACTGCAGCAAGCCAGCAGAGTGCAT CTGCCGCCCAGGCTGGCAGGGCCGCCTGTGCAACGAATGCATCCCCCACAACGGCTGTCGCCATGGCACCTGCAGCACCCCCTGGCAATGCACTTGTGATGAGGGGTGGGGAGGCCTATTCTGTGACCAAG ATCTCAACTACTGCACCCATCATTCCCCGTGCAAGAATGGGGCGACGTGCTCCAACAGTGGGCAGCGGAGCTATACCTGCACCTGTCGCCCAGGCTACACTGGCGTGGACTGTGAGCTGGAGCTCAGCGAGTGTGACAGCAACCCCTGTCGCAATGGAGGCAGCTGTAAG GACCAGGAGGACAGCTACCGCTGCCTGTGTCCCCCGGGCTACTATGGCCTGCACTGCGAACACAGCACCTTGAGTTGTGCCGACTCTCCCTGCTTCAATGGGGGCTCCTGTCGGGAGCGCAACCAGGGGACCAGCTATGCCTGTGAATGTCCCCCCAACTTCACTGGCTCCAACTGCGAGAAGAAAGTGGACAGGTGTACCAGCAATCCGTGTGCCAATG GGGGCCAGTGCCTGAACCGAGGTCCAAACCGCATGTGCCGCTGCCGTCCTGGATTCACAGGCGCCCACTGTGAAATCCACATCAGCGACTGTGCTCGCAGCCCTTGTATCCACGGCGGCACTTGCCGCAACCTGGAGAACGGGTTCGCATGCACCTGCCCTGCTGGCTTCTCTGGCCGGCGCTGCGAGGTGCGGATGCCCACTGACGCCTGTGCCTCGGGACCCTGCTTCAACGGGGCCACCTGCTACACCAGCCTCCCCCCCGACAACTTCGTCTGCAACTGCCCCTACGGCTTTGTGGGCAGCCGCTGCGAGTTCCCCATGAGCATGCCCCCCAGCTTCCCCTGGGTGGCCGTCTCCCTGGGCGTGGGACTGGTGGTGCTGCTGGTGCTACTGTGCATGGTGGCAGTGGCGGTGCGGCAGCTGCGGCTCAGGCGGCCTGACGACGGCAGCAGGGAGGCCATGAACAACCTGTCGGACTTCCAGAAGGACAACCTGATCCCCGCCGCCCAGCTCAAGAACACAAACCAGAAGAAGGAGCTGGAAGTGGACTGTGGCCTGGACAAGTCCAACTGTGGCAAACAACAGAACCACACATTGGACTATAAtctggccccaggacccctggggCGGGGGATCCTGCCCGGGAAGTATCCCCACAGTGACAAGAGCTTAGGGGAGAAGGCGCCACTGCGGATACACAG TGAAAGGCCAGAGTGTCGGATATCAGCGATATGCTCCCCCAGGGACTCCATGTACCAGTCTGTGTGTTTGATATCAGAAGAGAGGAACGAATGTGTCATTGCCACAGAG GTATAA
- the VPS18 gene encoding vacuolar protein sorting-associated protein 18 homolog — translation MASILDEYEDSLSRSAVLQPGCPSVGIPHSGYVNAQLEKEVPIFTRQRIDFTPSERITSLVVSCNQLCMSLGKDTLLRIDLGKANEPNHMELGRKDDAKVHKMFLDPTGSHLLIALSSTEVLYVNRNGQKVRPLARWKGQLVESVGWNKALGTESSTGPILVGTAQGQIFEAELSASEGGLFGPAPDLYFRPLYVLNEEGGPAPVCSLEAERGPEGRGFVIATTRQRLFQFIGRAAEGAEAQGFSGLFAAYTDHPPPFREFPSSLGYSELAFYTPKLRSAPRAFAWMMGDGVLYGSLDCGRPDSLLSEERVWEYPEGVGPGASPPLAIVLTQFHFLLLLADRVEAVCTLTGQVVLRDHFLEKFGPLKHMVKDSSTGHLWAHTERAVFRYQVQREARDVWRTYLDMNRFDLAKEYCRERPDCLDTVLAREADFCFRQHRYLESARCYALTQSYFEEIALKFLEAHQEEALAEFLQRKLASLKPAERTQATLLTAWLTELYLSRLGALQGDPEALNLYRETRERFRAFLSSPRHKEWLFASRASIHELLASHGDTEHMVYFAVIMQDYERVVAYHCQHEAYEEALAVLARHRDPQLFYKFSPILIRHIPRQLVDAWIELGSRLDARQLIPALVNYSQGGEAQQVSQAIRYMEFCVNVLGETEQAIHNYLLSLYARGQPASLLAYLEQAGASPHRVHYDLKYALRLCAEHGHHHACVHVYKVLELYEEAVDLALQVDVDLAKQCADLPEEDEELRKKLWLKIARHVVQEEEDVQTAMACLASCPLLKIEDVLPFFPDFVTIDHFKEAICSSLKAYNHHIQELQREMEEATASAQRIRRDLQELRGRYGTVEPQDKCATCDFPLLNRPFYLFLCGHMFHADCLLQAVRPGLPAYKQARLEELQRKLGAAPPPAKGSARAKEAEGGAATGGPSREQLKADLDELVAAECVYCGELMIRSIDRPFIDPQRYEEEHLSWL, via the exons ATGGCGTCTATCCTGGATGAATACGAGGACTCCCTCTCCCGCTCGGCCGTCTTGCAGCCCGGCTGCCCCAGCGTCGGCATCCCCCACTCGG GATATGTGAATGCCCAGCTAGAGAAGGAAGTGCCCATTTTCACGAGGCAGCGCATTGACTTTACCCCTTCTGAGCGTATCACCAGTCTTGTCGTCTCCTGCAATCAGCTCTGCATGAGCCTGGGCAAGGATACACTACTCCG CATTGACTTAGGCAAAGCAAATGAACCCAACCACATGGAGCTGGGGCGCAAGGATGATGCCAAAGTTCACAAGATGTTCCTGGACCCTACTG GCTCTCACCTGCTGATTGCTCTGAGCAGCACTGAGGTCCTCTACGTGAACCGTAATGGACAGAAAGTTCGGCCCCTGGCACGCTGGAAGGGGCAGCTGGTGGAGAGTGTGGGCTGGAACAAGGCCCTGGGTACTGAGAGCAGCACAGGCCCCATCCTGGTCGGCACTGCCCAAGGTCAGATCTTTGAAGCAGAGCTCTCGGCCAGCGAGGGTGGGCTTTTCGGCCCTGCCCCGGATCTCTACTTCCGTCCGTTGTATGTGCTAAACGAAGAAGGGGGCCCAGCACCTGTGTGCTCCCTCGAGGCGGAGCGGGGCCCTGAAGGGCGTGGGTTTGTCATCGCCACCACTCGGCAGCGCCTCTTCCAGTTCATAGGCCGAGCAGCCGAGggagctgaggcccagggctTCTCAGGGCTCTTTGCTGCCTACACTGACCACCCACCCCCATTCCGTGAGTTCCCCAGCAGTCTGGGCTACAGTGAGTTGGCCTTCTACACCCCCAAGTTGCGCTCTGCGCCCCGGGCCTTCGCTTGGATGATGGGGGATGGCGTGTTGTATGGCTCGTTGGACTGCGGGCGTCCCGACTCCCTGCTGAGCGAGGAGCGGGTCTGGGAGTACCCAGAGGGGGTGGGTCCTGGGGCCAGCCCACCCCTGGCCATCGTCCTGACCCAGTTCcacttcctgctgctgctggcgGACCGGGTGGAGGCGGTGTGCACGCTGACGGGGCAGGTGGTGCTGCGGGACCACTTCCTGGAGAAGTTTGGGCCGCTGAAGCACATGGTGAAGGACTCCTCCACAGGCCACCTGTGGGCCCACACCGAGCGGGCCGTCTTCCGCTACCAGGTACAGCGGGAGGCCCGGGATGTCTGGCGCACCTACCTGGACATGAACCGCTTCGACCTGGCCAAAGAGTATTGTCGAGAGCGGCCTGACTGCCTGGACACGGTCCTGGCCCGGGAGGCCGACTTCTGCTTCCGCCAGCATCGTTACCTGGAGAGTGCCCGCTGCTACGCCCTGACTCAGAGCTACTTTGAGGAGATTGCCCTCAAGTTCTTGGAGGCCCACCAGGAGGAGGCGCTGGCCGAGTTCCTGCAGCGAAAACTGGCCAGTTTGAAGCCTGCTGAGCGCACCCAGGCCACGCTGCTTACCGCCTGGCTGACGGAGCTCTACCTGAGCCGACTCGGGGCCCTGCAGGGTGACCCTGAGGCCCTGAACCTCTACCGGGAAACCCGGGAGCGTTTCCGCGCCTTCCTAAGCAGCCCCCGCCACAAGGAGTGGCTCTTCGCCAGCCGGGCCTCCATCCACGAGCTGCTTGCCAGCCACGGGGACACAGAGCACATGGTATACTTCGCTGTGATCATGCAGGACTACGAGCGCGTGGTGGCATACCACTGCCAGCATGAGGCCTACGAGGAGGCCCTGGCTGTGCTGGCCCGCCACCGTGACCCCCAGCTCTTCTACAAGTTCTCACCCATCCTCATCCGTCACATCCCTCGCCAGCTGGTGGACGCCTGGATTGAGCTGGGCAGCCGGCTGGATGCCCGGCAGCTCATCCCTGCCCTGGTGAACTATAGCCAGGGTGGCGAGGCCCAGCAGGTGAGCCAGGCCATCCGCTACATGGAGTTCTGCGTGAATGTACTGGGCGAGACTGAGCAGGCCATTCACAATTACCTGCTGTCGCTCTATGCCCGAGGCCAGCCAGCCTCGCTGCTGGCCTACCTCGAGCAGGCCGGGGCCAGCCCACACCGGGTACATTATGACCTCAAGTACGCGCTGCGGCTCTGTGCTGAGCATGGCCACCACCATGCTTGCGTCCATGTCTACAAGGTCCTGGAGCTGTATGAGGAGGCTGTGGACCTGGCCCTGCAG GTGGACGTGGACCTGGCCAAGCAGTGTGCTGACCTGCCCGAGGAAGATGAGGAGCTACGCAAGAAGCTGTGGCTGAAGATTGCTCGGCATGTGgtgcaggaggaggaggatgtgCAGACGGCCATGGCCTGCCTGGCCAGCTGCCCCCTGCTCAAGATCGAGGACGTGCTGCCTTTCTTCCCTGACTTCGTCACCATCGACCACTTCAAGGAGGCGATCTGCAGCTCGCTGAAGGCTTACAACCACCACATCCAAGAGCTGCAGCGGGagatggaagaggccacagccaGCGCCCAGCGCATCCGGCGAGACCTGCAGGAGCTGCGGGGCCGCTATGGCACCGTGGAGCCCCAGGACAAATGTGCCACCTGCGACTTCCCCCTGCTCAACCGCCCTTTTTACCTCTTCCTCTGTGGCCACATGTTCCACGCTGACTGCCTGCTGCAGGCCGTGCGGCCTGGCCTGCCGGCCTACAAGCAGGCTCGGCTCGAGGAGCTACAGCGAAAGCTGGGCGCTGCTCCACCCCCTGCCAAGGGCTCTGCCCGGGCTAAGGAGGCCGAGGGGGGCGCTGCCACCGGGGGGCCCAGCCGGGAACAGCTCAAGGCTGACCTGGATGAACTGGTGGCCGCTGAGTGCGTGTACTGTGGGGAGCTGATGATCCGCTCTATTGACCGGCCCTTCATCGACCCTCAGCGCTACGAGGAGGAGCACCTCAGTTGGTTGTAG